One region of Chlorobiota bacterium genomic DNA includes:
- a CDS encoding OmpA family protein → MNSDTSSERSLRIALPVLLSWLLAMPSAVAIACADAAASVPVPAFHAVAAAMPWLPNGAGSFLVPPALLPNPERCPDSDDDGLCDDEEAAYGTDPANPDTDGDGLSDGQEVKVYGTDPRNPDSDGDAIVDGDEVRGVRIPGTTLYQRSSPLARDTDGDGLMDGEEIRTQNADPLALDTDNDGLPDKEEIRTAFTHADGADSDNDGLGDGIELGQATTDPYNPDTDGDGVPDGLDGCPTRYAETENGCPPGVAPIRYQRMRPILHPALAEDIGRAMTLDSLSIYFQGNSDGFDFSRPETAVNLQKLLSFLDGCAESGVLLEGHASSEGNPQRNQRLSLMRAERTRKWLLDNEVPAKKVLGVIGYGSGVPKTPEATATDRRDNRRVTVVVKRNCQ, encoded by the coding sequence GTGAACTCCGACACTTCCTCCGAACGCTCCCTTCGCATCGCTCTTCCCGTTCTGTTAAGCTGGCTTCTGGCAATGCCTTCTGCCGTTGCCATTGCCTGCGCAGATGCTGCTGCAAGCGTGCCAGTGCCGGCGTTTCATGCCGTGGCGGCAGCAATGCCGTGGCTGCCGAATGGAGCCGGGTCGTTTCTGGTTCCACCCGCGTTGCTGCCAAATCCCGAACGCTGCCCCGACAGCGACGATGACGGCCTGTGCGATGACGAAGAAGCAGCCTACGGAACCGACCCCGCAAACCCCGACACCGACGGCGATGGATTAAGCGATGGGCAAGAGGTGAAGGTGTATGGAACCGACCCGCGCAACCCCGACAGCGATGGCGATGCGATTGTGGATGGCGATGAGGTCCGCGGTGTTCGTATCCCGGGGACCACGCTCTACCAACGCTCCAGCCCGCTTGCCCGCGACACCGATGGCGATGGGCTGATGGATGGGGAGGAGATCCGTACCCAAAACGCCGACCCGCTGGCGTTGGACACCGACAACGACGGGCTTCCCGACAAGGAGGAAATCCGCACCGCCTTCACCCACGCCGATGGGGCCGACAGCGACAACGATGGGCTGGGAGATGGAATCGAGCTTGGCCAAGCAACCACCGACCCGTACAACCCCGACACCGATGGCGACGGTGTGCCGGACGGACTGGATGGATGCCCAACCCGCTACGCCGAAACCGAAAACGGCTGCCCGCCCGGTGTTGCGCCAATCCGCTACCAACGGATGCGCCCCATTCTGCACCCTGCTCTGGCGGAGGATATTGGGCGGGCGATGACGCTTGACTCATTGAGCATCTACTTCCAGGGGAACAGCGATGGCTTCGATTTTTCCCGTCCGGAAACCGCTGTGAACCTTCAGAAATTGCTCAGCTTTTTGGATGGATGTGCGGAGTCGGGGGTGCTGCTGGAAGGGCACGCCAGCAGCGAAGGGAACCCGCAGCGGAACCAGCGGCTATCGCTGATGCGCGCCGAACGAACCCGGAAATGGTTGCTGGATAACGAGGTTCCGGCCAAGAAGGTGCTGGGGGTGATTGGCTACGGAAGCGGGGTCCCAAAAACACCGGAAGCCACCGCCACCGATCGCCGCGACAACCGCCGCGTAACGGTGGTGGTGAAACGGAATTGCCAGTAA
- a CDS encoding dTMP kinase has protein sequence MFITFEGIDCCGKSTQAKMLVERIQESGRKVLMLREPGNTRLSEHIREILLNREYTEMNPRTELLLFAASRAQLVDQVILPALEDDHVVVCDRFFDSTVAYQGYGRQLPLEDIIHINRIATQDLVPDMTFFIDISPEQALERCTDRLMAERDRMEESGIRFYERVIDGYMRLAEEERGRYYVIDGNQPVEDIHHTIWRLVLAKLADVPRHDSSNNEYQEAMAELE, from the coding sequence ATGTTCATCACGTTTGAGGGAATTGACTGCTGTGGCAAATCAACGCAGGCCAAGATGTTGGTCGAGCGAATCCAGGAATCAGGGCGCAAGGTCCTGATGCTGCGCGAGCCAGGGAACACACGCTTGTCGGAACATATCCGCGAGATATTGCTAAACCGAGAGTACACCGAGATGAACCCGCGAACCGAGCTTCTGCTGTTTGCCGCAAGCCGGGCGCAGTTGGTGGATCAGGTGATCCTGCCTGCATTGGAGGACGATCACGTTGTGGTCTGCGACCGGTTCTTCGATTCCACCGTCGCCTATCAGGGCTACGGTCGCCAGCTTCCGTTGGAGGACATCATCCATATCAACCGGATTGCAACCCAGGACCTTGTTCCCGACATGACGTTCTTCATTGACATCTCCCCCGAGCAAGCCCTTGAGCGTTGCACCGACCGTCTGATGGCCGAGCGCGACAGGATGGAGGAAAGCGGGATCCGGTTTTACGAACGGGTGATTGATGGCTACATGCGCCTTGCCGAAGAAGAACGCGGACGCTACTACGTGATTGATGGCAACCAACCGGTTGAGGATATCCACCACACCATCTGGCGGCTGGTGCTGGCGAAACTTGCCGACGTGCCGCGCCACGACAGCAGCAACAATGAATACCAAGAAGCGATGGCCGAGTTAGAATAA
- a CDS encoding RNA polymerase sigma factor RpoD/SigA, which translates to MRITKQYTNRESQSLDRYLQEIGKVELLTPDMEIELAKRIKRGGAEGERALEQLVKANLRFVVSVAKQYQNQGLSLGDLINEGNLGLIKAAKRFDETRGFKFISYAVWWIRQSILQALAEQSRIVRLPLNRVGALNKIGKKFSELEQLYEREPTAAELAEELDMTMNEVADTIKISGRHLSVDAPFAQGEDNRLLDVLVSESQPAPDQGLMSESLKIEVRRALSTLSEREAEVIRLYFGLDREHSLTLEEIGERFQLTRERVRQIKEKAIRRLRHTSRSKSLRAYLG; encoded by the coding sequence GTGCGCATAACCAAACAATACACCAACCGCGAAAGCCAATCTTTGGACCGATACCTTCAGGAAATCGGCAAAGTGGAGCTGCTAACTCCAGACATGGAAATCGAGCTTGCCAAGCGCATCAAGCGTGGCGGGGCCGAAGGGGAGCGGGCGCTGGAGCAACTGGTGAAGGCCAACCTTCGCTTCGTCGTCTCGGTGGCCAAGCAGTACCAGAACCAGGGGCTATCGCTGGGGGATTTGATTAACGAAGGAAACTTGGGACTTATCAAAGCTGCGAAGCGATTCGATGAGACCCGTGGCTTCAAATTCATTTCCTACGCGGTCTGGTGGATTCGTCAGTCCATCCTGCAGGCATTGGCCGAGCAATCCCGCATCGTCCGCCTTCCGCTGAACCGCGTGGGCGCGCTCAACAAAATCGGGAAAAAGTTTAGCGAGCTGGAACAGCTGTACGAACGCGAACCAACCGCTGCCGAGCTTGCCGAAGAGCTGGACATGACGATGAACGAAGTGGCCGATACCATCAAGATTTCCGGACGCCACCTTTCGGTTGATGCTCCGTTTGCACAGGGGGAGGACAATCGCCTGCTGGACGTTCTGGTAAGCGAATCGCAGCCGGCCCCGGACCAAGGGCTGATGTCCGAGTCGCTGAAGATTGAGGTCCGCCGCGCATTGTCAACCCTCTCGGAACGGGAGGCCGAGGTTATCCGGCTTTACTTCGGGCTGGACCGCGAGCACTCGCTGACGCTGGAAGAAATCGGCGAACGATTCCAACTAACCCGTGAACGCGTGCGCCAGATTAAGGAGAAGGCCATCCGCCGGCTGCGCCACACCTCGCGCTCCAAGTCGCTTCGTGCATATTTGGGCTAA
- a CDS encoding bifunctional hydroxymethylpyrimidine kinase/phosphomethylpyrimidine kinase: MRKWSIGGAANVGYNLATLGTAPLLLGVIGDDTGGEHLRTLLAGLGIGTEGLVREEGRPTTVKARVIAQGQHIVRIDRETKRTITEQTQQRLLEILTKNITTLDALILQDYNKGVVARTLIPQAIQIANSHNVPVYVDPKFDNFFEYQGATLFKPNRKEAEDALGTRLSTQAEREAGIRQLRQQLQCGTVVLTLSADGMMLFGDQSPEPQLVPTRALQVADVSGAGDTVIATLAAARAAGATLMESVVMANHAAGVVCEQVGTVPIHSQALQQALLNELRHPETELPVP; the protein is encoded by the coding sequence ATGAGGAAGTGGAGTATCGGCGGGGCCGCCAACGTGGGGTATAACCTTGCCACGCTTGGCACCGCGCCGCTGCTGTTGGGGGTTATCGGGGACGACACAGGGGGCGAACATCTGCGGACGCTACTGGCGGGGTTGGGAATCGGCACCGAGGGGTTGGTTCGCGAGGAAGGCCGCCCCACCACCGTGAAGGCCCGCGTGATTGCCCAGGGCCAGCACATCGTTCGGATTGACCGGGAAACCAAGCGAACCATCACCGAACAAACCCAGCAGCGGTTGCTGGAAATCCTTACCAAGAACATCACCACGCTGGATGCGCTGATCCTTCAGGATTACAACAAAGGGGTGGTGGCCCGCACGCTGATCCCCCAGGCAATTCAGATTGCCAACAGCCACAACGTCCCGGTGTACGTGGACCCCAAGTTCGACAACTTTTTTGAGTACCAGGGCGCGACCCTCTTTAAGCCAAATCGCAAGGAGGCCGAGGACGCGCTGGGAACACGCCTATCCACACAGGCCGAGCGCGAAGCCGGAATCCGGCAGCTACGCCAGCAACTTCAATGCGGCACAGTGGTACTGACGCTTAGTGCCGATGGGATGATGCTGTTCGGCGACCAATCCCCCGAACCTCAGCTTGTCCCCACGCGTGCCTTGCAGGTTGCGGATGTTTCTGGGGCGGGCGATACGGTTATCGCCACGCTGGCGGCGGCGCGTGCGGCCGGGGCAACGCTGATGGAGTCGGTGGTGATGGCCAACCATGCCGCCGGGGTGGTCTGCGAGCAAGTTGGGACCGTCCCGATTCATTCCCAGGCGTTGCAGCAAGCCTTGCTTAACGAACTTCGCCACCCCGAAACTGAGTTGCCAGTGCCATGA
- a CDS encoding PepSY domain-containing protein produces the protein MIQSPNRSKQVQRLRTFRKVHRLTGAALFALFFVVSITGLLLGWKKHSGGMILPKSHSGTSTNLNDWLPIDSLHRRACAILHDSVSSSLSLQLERIDLRPEKGMVKFVFIDHFWGIQLDGATGNLLHIERRRSDFIENIHDGSVLDYLFGTDGEPLKLIYTSVMGTALLTFTVTGFWLWLGPKRMRHKQNNSARQQQLGRTPNA, from the coding sequence ATGATCCAATCCCCCAACCGCAGCAAGCAGGTCCAGCGATTACGCACCTTCCGCAAAGTTCACCGGCTTACCGGCGCAGCGTTGTTCGCGCTCTTTTTTGTGGTCTCCATCACCGGCTTGTTGCTGGGGTGGAAGAAGCATTCGGGGGGGATGATCCTTCCGAAATCGCACAGCGGAACCTCCACCAACTTGAACGATTGGTTGCCGATTGACAGCCTGCACCGCCGCGCCTGCGCAATCCTGCACGACTCCGTTTCCTCCAGTCTTTCGCTACAGCTGGAGCGGATTGATCTGCGCCCCGAAAAAGGGATGGTGAAGTTTGTGTTCATTGACCACTTTTGGGGCATCCAACTTGATGGCGCAACCGGAAATCTGCTGCATATTGAACGGCGCAGGTCGGACTTCATCGAGAATATTCACGATGGCTCGGTGCTGGATTACCTGTTCGGCACCGATGGCGAGCCGCTGAAGCTGATCTACACCTCGGTGATGGGCACTGCCCTTCTCACGTTCACCGTCACCGGGTTCTGGTTGTGGCTTGGCCCAAAACGGATGCGGCACAAACAGAACAACAGTGCTCGGCAGCAGCAATTGGGCCGAACGCCAAACGCCTAA
- the rfaE2 gene encoding D-glycero-beta-D-manno-heptose 1-phosphate adenylyltransferase, producing MPVLHRAELAETCQRLHADGKRIVFTNGCFDILHRGHVSYLAEARALGDLLVVGVNTDASVRRLKGEQRPIVDQDDRAEIVAALRVVGYVSLFDEDTPYELIQAVQPDVLVKGGDYDPEATSGPRYIVGSDIVRQRGGNVAVINLVPGRSTTEIIRKVGGW from the coding sequence ATGCCCGTTCTTCACCGCGCCGAACTTGCCGAAACCTGCCAGCGGCTGCACGCCGACGGCAAGCGCATCGTCTTCACCAACGGCTGCTTCGATATTCTTCACCGTGGCCATGTGTCGTACCTTGCCGAAGCGCGTGCGCTTGGGGACCTGCTGGTGGTGGGGGTGAACACCGACGCATCGGTACGGCGGCTGAAAGGGGAACAACGCCCGATTGTGGACCAAGATGATCGCGCCGAAATCGTGGCCGCGCTGCGGGTTGTTGGATATGTTTCCCTGTTCGATGAGGACACCCCCTACGAACTTATCCAAGCCGTGCAACCCGACGTTCTGGTGAAAGGGGGCGACTACGATCCCGAGGCCACCAGCGGCCCGCGCTATATCGTCGGCTCCGACATCGTCCGGCAGCGCGGCGGCAACGTGGCGGTGATAAACCTTGTTCCGGGCCGTTCGACAACGGAGATCATTCGCAAGGTTGGGGGGTGGTGA
- a CDS encoding translocation/assembly module TamB domain-containing protein, whose protein sequence is MANRLNGIARIGARLVVFAITGLTFLCAVVVLLTQLPAFRTWAVEKGLAMVNEALVGSIHVGEITGNLLTGLTIHDVRLRAGDSTTILEAPAIALRYQIAPILESKTIRAEALIDRPVIRLVRSASDSLWNIAKFVKPTPPDTTPSKPFDWTISLQTLEIRDASFIMDDRTAQRNPDTAAVDFSHLQMEDFHLVVSADVDPVEQHLAIHHLSGRLVAPYFRIVEMGVNVDLDGSGLTVDDFYLETDRSLLAMDAHLDSINILGPNPRLDYERSPFRMTVNAERASMEDLKQFVPSVAFLAGTPAFRTTISGTYDDIFISNSRLTLQNSDLKFSGRMKNLRNPEQLYLQANITDSKLSHRDGDIYVPGLELPDLSYVGDAELRTVTFAGQPNNFTATIDATTASGAVTGGVMLDMRQSVMRYIGDVAIVHGNLAKVMADSTYRSDFTGRAVINGKGVGLKELDARVRIESQGSMVAGRRYRKLYLDATARNGGVLTLDTLMVAWGPGGTAATSKPEVSDSAITPQFIEQSVRTILAAPLQLSAQDRQMFAAGQFFGVGGMFDFRNSNDPIYNFSANARQLNLEEMLLNPEYRSRLNLSIVASGHGLDPDLAETSGQLRLQASEYGQQVLPGMNGVFKLVRPDARRRTFTFNSEVADVSLKGEWKTATIAPALQDAMQGIMRYVEARANYGQQPTERATRLLTETVNASFSLNLKDVTPIQPLLGSMKIAMTGLIDGSIIGTPNGVTLNASGWANGTYQQDSTLVRLNNTKISLGLSGIEATGVSKGLQGEIRVSSDSSIQFGALSFNRPMASITLRDEVFNVRGHTQVDSTMYAAIDGTVDAHDPAGYKVQLDTMLFLYGRDLKARNAGPIRAVISQTAFRADSLAVRVNDGDIVSIKGDFLTETMGFQQMTVDYITVQMQHTHDSSEATLLNFQAGESIGLIQRSLERLHMTLNGTMEMPIIDAEAEVNLQDILDERAGKVWAKLNYQNRNLVGGMQILSGADTLRLKDTLANITIAALPIDLAFASRTERLVNGQPLTISAQTKRFPLEIIAPFVPGVKIRKGRADLNFSVAGNYPELDYRGEGAVEAQGVLEGNNLAYYFRLPLRFNDQVLNIDSAVIRNDPRDLPGGIGYMSAIVNFDGFEVSRIDAQIRTPKLMVLGDASQAVNDFIYGDLVISTGDGYLTFDGTLQSPSLSGPVIIEQGNLQLPYSESAATINATGVRYVSQQEWDAEQAQPYGPDFGLGLEEEENAALEADTSLRAQEERLRRELQQRNAPTVDAPSFVDRLNLDLAIRIPNRTNPLYVTMDLGAATQQLRAQIIDDGEALYVRQEGGRMTAEGALKVLPASKFVYIKTFNAAGDLVFDGDLGNPGITISASYEGRRVTSAGQTERYSVTIDITGTKERPTITFRYAINGFEQAVGDPDDRTRNAISLLLFGKTTDELRGAGATSQISDLLNNSINSYGSAALGTFLTQALGSDGVIQSIDIELGQLSDIGGARINFVSQFGPVLLQYGGTVSDPTNGTITVDLPADALLDADVAQYIFLQLQRSVENSSNTSAATATTTTDPADIYRVRIQFRKSW, encoded by the coding sequence ATGGCCAATCGGCTGAACGGCATTGCTCGCATCGGGGCGCGGCTTGTGGTTTTTGCGATCACAGGGCTGACGTTCCTTTGCGCAGTGGTTGTTCTGCTGACCCAGCTTCCGGCGTTCCGGACATGGGCGGTGGAGAAAGGGTTGGCGATGGTGAACGAGGCATTGGTTGGCAGCATTCACGTGGGGGAGATCACCGGCAACCTGCTAACCGGGCTTACCATCCACGACGTTCGGCTGCGCGCCGGCGACAGCACCACAATCCTTGAAGCCCCCGCCATTGCGCTGCGGTACCAGATTGCCCCCATTCTTGAATCAAAAACAATCCGAGCGGAGGCCTTGATTGACCGCCCGGTGATTCGCCTGGTCCGGAGCGCGTCCGATAGCCTTTGGAACATCGCGAAATTCGTGAAGCCCACCCCCCCCGACACCACACCAAGCAAGCCGTTCGACTGGACGATCAGCCTGCAGACGTTGGAAATCCGCGATGCCAGCTTCATCATGGATGACCGCACCGCCCAACGCAACCCCGACACCGCCGCGGTTGATTTCTCGCACCTTCAGATGGAAGATTTCCACCTTGTGGTCTCCGCCGATGTTGACCCCGTGGAGCAGCACCTTGCCATCCATCACCTTAGCGGGCGGCTGGTGGCCCCGTACTTCCGAATTGTTGAGATGGGGGTCAATGTTGATCTGGACGGATCGGGGCTGACGGTGGATGACTTCTATCTTGAAACCGACCGCTCGCTGCTGGCGATGGACGCGCACCTTGACTCCATCAACATCCTTGGCCCCAACCCGCGGCTGGACTACGAACGCTCCCCCTTCCGCATGACGGTGAACGCCGAGCGCGCCTCGATGGAGGACCTGAAGCAGTTCGTGCCAAGCGTTGCGTTCCTTGCCGGCACGCCAGCGTTCCGCACCACCATCAGCGGAACCTACGACGACATCTTCATCAGCAACTCGCGGCTGACGTTGCAGAACAGCGACCTGAAGTTCAGCGGGCGGATGAAAAATCTGCGGAACCCGGAGCAACTCTACCTGCAAGCCAACATCACCGACTCCAAGCTCTCCCACCGCGACGGCGATATCTATGTTCCCGGGTTGGAGTTGCCGGACCTTAGCTACGTTGGCGATGCGGAGCTCCGCACGGTGACGTTCGCCGGCCAGCCGAACAACTTCACCGCAACGATTGATGCCACCACGGCCTCCGGCGCGGTAACGGGCGGGGTGATGTTGGATATGCGCCAATCGGTCATGCGATATATCGGCGATGTGGCAATCGTCCACGGAAATTTGGCGAAGGTGATGGCCGACTCCACTTACCGGAGCGACTTCACCGGGCGTGCGGTCATCAACGGGAAAGGGGTGGGGCTGAAGGAACTTGATGCCCGCGTGCGGATCGAGTCGCAAGGTTCGATGGTGGCCGGGCGGCGTTACCGCAAGCTCTATCTGGATGCCACCGCACGCAACGGCGGGGTGCTGACGCTGGACACCTTGATGGTGGCATGGGGCCCCGGCGGAACAGCCGCCACCTCCAAGCCGGAAGTAAGCGACTCGGCCATTACGCCACAGTTCATCGAGCAAAGCGTCCGGACGATTCTTGCCGCCCCGCTTCAGCTTTCGGCGCAGGACCGGCAGATGTTCGCCGCCGGCCAATTTTTTGGCGTTGGCGGGATGTTCGATTTCCGCAACAGCAACGACCCCATCTACAACTTCTCGGCAAACGCCCGCCAGTTGAATTTGGAGGAGATGCTGCTGAACCCTGAGTATCGTTCGCGGCTCAATCTTTCCATCGTCGCCAGCGGACACGGCCTTGACCCCGACCTTGCCGAAACCAGCGGCCAGCTTCGGTTGCAAGCCAGCGAGTATGGCCAGCAAGTGCTTCCTGGGATGAACGGCGTGTTCAAACTGGTCCGCCCCGATGCCCGCCGCCGCACCTTCACCTTCAACTCCGAAGTTGCCGACGTAAGCCTGAAAGGTGAATGGAAAACCGCCACCATTGCCCCGGCCCTTCAAGATGCGATGCAGGGGATCATGCGTTACGTTGAGGCCCGCGCCAACTACGGCCAGCAGCCCACCGAACGCGCCACCCGGCTTCTCACCGAAACGGTCAACGCCTCCTTCTCGCTGAACCTGAAAGATGTAACGCCAATCCAGCCGCTGCTTGGCTCCATGAAAATCGCCATGACGGGGCTGATTGATGGAAGCATTATCGGAACCCCCAACGGCGTTACGCTGAACGCCAGCGGCTGGGCCAACGGAACCTACCAGCAGGATTCCACGCTGGTTCGGCTGAACAACACCAAGATTAGTTTGGGGCTGTCGGGGATTGAGGCAACCGGCGTTAGCAAGGGGCTGCAAGGGGAGATTCGCGTCAGCAGCGACTCCTCGATTCAGTTCGGGGCCCTCTCCTTCAATCGCCCAATGGCAAGCATCACCCTGCGTGATGAGGTGTTCAACGTTCGCGGCCACACGCAGGTGGACAGCACCATGTACGCCGCCATTGACGGAACCGTTGACGCACACGACCCAGCCGGATACAAGGTCCAGTTGGACACCATGCTGTTCCTGTACGGGCGGGACCTGAAGGCGCGGAACGCCGGGCCAATTCGCGCGGTCATCAGCCAAACCGCTTTCCGTGCCGACTCGCTGGCGGTGCGGGTAAACGATGGCGACATCGTCAGCATCAAAGGGGACTTCCTGACCGAGACGATGGGCTTCCAGCAGATGACCGTTGACTACATCACCGTGCAGATGCAGCACACGCACGACTCCTCCGAAGCAACCTTGCTGAACTTCCAAGCTGGGGAATCCATTGGGCTGATTCAGCGGAGCTTGGAGCGGCTTCATATGACGCTGAACGGCACGATGGAGATGCCAATCATTGATGCCGAAGCGGAGGTGAACCTGCAAGACATCCTTGACGAGCGCGCCGGAAAAGTGTGGGCGAAGCTGAACTACCAGAACCGCAACCTTGTTGGCGGGATGCAAATTTTGAGCGGGGCCGACACGCTTCGATTGAAGGATACGCTGGCCAATATCACCATTGCAGCATTGCCGATTGACCTTGCGTTCGCTTCCCGCACCGAGCGATTGGTGAACGGGCAGCCGCTAACAATCAGCGCGCAAACCAAACGGTTCCCGCTAGAGATCATTGCCCCGTTTGTCCCCGGCGTTAAGATTCGGAAAGGGCGGGCAGATTTGAACTTCAGCGTTGCGGGGAACTACCCCGAACTTGACTACCGGGGTGAAGGAGCGGTGGAGGCGCAGGGGGTGCTGGAGGGGAACAATCTTGCCTACTATTTCCGGTTGCCGCTTCGCTTCAACGACCAAGTGCTGAACATTGACTCGGCAGTGATCCGGAACGACCCTCGCGACCTTCCTGGCGGAATCGGCTACATGAGCGCGATCGTCAATTTCGACGGCTTCGAGGTCAGCCGAATTGACGCGCAGATCCGCACCCCGAAGCTGATGGTTCTTGGCGATGCCTCGCAGGCGGTGAACGACTTCATCTACGGCGATCTGGTGATCTCCACCGGCGACGGCTACCTCACCTTCGATGGAACGTTGCAATCCCCTTCGCTTTCCGGGCCGGTGATTATCGAGCAAGGGAATCTGCAACTTCCATACTCAGAATCTGCGGCAACCATCAATGCCACCGGGGTCCGGTACGTAAGCCAGCAGGAGTGGGACGCCGAGCAGGCGCAGCCCTATGGCCCAGATTTCGGATTGGGATTGGAGGAAGAGGAGAACGCGGCGTTGGAGGCGGATACTTCTTTGAGAGCGCAGGAGGAGCGATTGCGCCGCGAGCTTCAGCAGCGCAACGCGCCAACGGTGGACGCGCCATCGTTTGTGGACCGCCTAAATCTTGACCTTGCCATCCGGATTCCAAACCGGACGAACCCGCTGTACGTGACGATGGATCTTGGCGCGGCAACCCAGCAGCTTCGTGCACAGATTATTGACGACGGCGAGGCTCTCTACGTCCGCCAAGAAGGGGGCCGAATGACCGCCGAGGGGGCGTTGAAAGTGCTTCCCGCCTCCAAGTTCGTGTACATCAAGACCTTCAACGCTGCGGGGGATTTGGTGTTCGATGGAGATTTGGGGAACCCGGGGATCACCATCTCGGCTTCCTACGAAGGCCGCCGCGTAACCTCTGCCGGGCAAACCGAGCGGTACAGCGTCACGATTGACATCACCGGAACGAAGGAGCGGCCAACCATCACCTTCCGCTATGCCATCAACGGATTCGAGCAAGCCGTGGGCGATCCCGACGACCGCACGCGGAACGCCATCTCGCTGC